One window of Cryptococcus neoformans var. grubii H99 chromosome 11, complete sequence genomic DNA carries:
- a CDS encoding mitochondrial import inner membrane translocase subunit TIM22: MSIPLPSAMPLLPPIYLPGQEPLPAGTSDWERQEMQTALKYQRYMGMVTESCPLKVTIAGVGGLALGGFFSLMSATFAYEDPLSRASNQLTTTRAQTMFVFKEMGRNMWSSGKGFAKVGMVYSGVECCIEGYRARNDIYNGVSAGFLTGAILARNAGPTAMLGGGVAFAAFSGAIDWWLRSAPADEI; this comes from the exons ATGTCAATCCCTCTTCCCAGCGCGATGCCCCTTTTACCGCCCATATATCTGCCGGGGCAAGAACCTCTTCCTGCCGGAACTAGTGACTGGGAACGTCAAGAGATGCAAACCGCTTTGAAGTACCAGAGATATATGGGCATGGTCACAGAAAGTTGCCCCCTGAAAGTCACTATTGCTGGCGTTGGAG GCCTTGCGCTTGGTggctttttttctctcatGTCTGCTACTTTTGCATATGAAGATCCCTTGTCACGAGCCTCTAATCAGCtcacaacaacaagggCTCAGACGATGTTTGTTTTCAAAGAGATGGGGAGGAACATGTGGTCAAGTGGTAAAGGGTTTGCCAAAGTTGGTATGGTGTACTCAGGCGTGGAATGCTGCATTGAAGGA TACAGAGCAAGGAACGACATCTATAACGGTGTCTCGGCAGGATTCCTTACTGGAGCCATCTTAGCGCGTAACGCAGGGCCAACTGCTATGTTAGGCGGCGGTGTTGCCTTTGCTGCCTTCTCGGGTGCCATTGATTGGTGGCTACGCAGTGCGCCTGCCGA CGAAATTTAA
- a CDS encoding solute carrier family 25 (mitochondrial 2-oxodicarboxylate transporter), member 21 has product MSTELKKPLPLPFIYTFASGAIAGCTELLLLYPLDVVKTRQQLDTAKQSTNMVQVFKNIVTQEGPRRLYRGILPPLMLEAPKRAVKFAANGSWGAFFTNNGQRKNTQAIAILTGCCAGATESVVVTPFELVKIRMQDKSSTFKGPMDVVKQALAKSGPLGLYQGMESTFWRHWWWNGGYFGAIFAVKNLLPKATSKKQELSNNLIAGTIGGFIGTSLNTPFDVVKSRIQLHGTGEWAYPALLKVAKQEGMAGLYKGFAPKVLRLAPGGGVLLLVVEALSTVFRNHLGPPYV; this is encoded by the exons ATGTCTACAGAACTCAAAAAGCCCCTGC CCCTGCCCTTCATTTACACCTTTGCCTCTGGCGCCATTGCAG GCTGCACTGAATTGCTT CTTCTCTATCCTCTGGATGTGGTGAAAACGCGTCAACAGCTTGATACTGCCAAGCAGAGTACCAACATGGTACAAGTGTTCAAGAACATCGTCACACAGGAGGG TCCAAGGCGCTTGTACAGGGGCATTTTGCCGCCTCTCATGCTCGAGGCCCCCAAGCGAGCAGTCAAAT TTGCTGCAAACGGATCTTGGGGTGCTTTCTTCACCAACAACGGACAGCGCAAGAACACACAGGCGATTGCCATCCTTACCGGTTGTTGTGCCGGTGCTACTGAATCCGTCGTAGTCACTCCTTTTGAGCTCGTTAAAATCAGGATGCAGGACAAGAGCTCCACTTTCAAGGGTCCAATGGATGTCGTCAAACAGGCTCTTGCAAAGAGTGGTCCCCTTGGATTGTATCAGGGCATGGAATCCACCTTCTGGAGACactggtggtg GAATGGTGGCTACTTTGGTGCCATCTTCGCCGTAAAAAATCTACTTCCCAAGGCCACC AGCAAAAAGCAGGAGCTGTCTAACAATCTCATTGCGGGTACTATTGGTGGCTTCATCGGGACGTCCTTGAATACCCCGT TTGACGTTGTGAAATCCCGAATTCAGCTTCATGGTACAGGAGAATG GGCTTATCCTGCGCTCCTCAAAGTTGCCAAGCAGGAAGGCATGGCCGGGCTGTACAAGGGCTTCGCGCCCAAGGTTTTACGACTCGCTCCTGGTGGCGGAGTCTTGTTGTTGG TGGTGGAAGCATTGTCTACAGTGTTCAGGAACCATCTCGGCCCTCCCTATGTTTGA